One Bradyrhizobium sp. ISRA464 genomic window carries:
- a CDS encoding GrlR family regulatory protein — protein sequence MKNGLYSVHMHMTDGVRGRDSGILILRDGLLIGGGPYFWSIGAYTVGDGTWKGHLSTSQHTPLPDPFVRPLAGGREVHSGFSGTFGEDGADAFGTVLVGTRSLSFRATLKWLAEV from the coding sequence ATGAAGAACGGGCTTTACTCGGTTCACATGCATATGACCGACGGCGTAAGGGGGCGCGACAGCGGCATCCTGATCTTACGCGATGGCCTCCTCATCGGCGGCGGTCCTTATTTCTGGTCGATCGGCGCCTACACGGTCGGTGACGGGACCTGGAAGGGACATCTCAGCACCAGCCAGCACACGCCGTTGCCGGATCCGTTCGTGCGGCCGCTGGCCGGCGGGCGGGAGGTCCATAGCGGCTTCTCGGGCACGTTCGGGGAGGACGGCGCGGATGCATTCGGCACCGTGCTGGTGGGAACACGCAGCCTGAGTTTTCGGGCTACTCTGAAGTGGTTGGCGGAGGTCTGA
- a CDS encoding VOC family protein: MRYLHTMLRVRNLDTALKFYQDALGLKEVRRIDNDKGRFTLVFLCAPEDQHLLKALPQTRGAPLVELTYNWDEEKYGEDRYFGHLAYEVDDIYATCEKLMKMGVTINRPPRDGNMAFVRSPDLHSIELLQKGDPKPPAEPWTSMPNTGHW, from the coding sequence ATGCGCTATCTCCACACCATGCTGCGCGTCCGCAACCTCGATACGGCGCTGAAATTCTATCAGGACGCTCTGGGCCTCAAGGAAGTGCGCCGCATCGACAATGACAAGGGGCGCTTCACGCTGGTGTTCCTTTGCGCGCCCGAGGACCAGCATTTGCTCAAGGCGCTGCCGCAGACGCGCGGCGCGCCACTGGTCGAACTCACCTACAACTGGGACGAGGAGAAATACGGCGAGGACCGCTATTTCGGTCACCTCGCCTATGAGGTCGACGATATCTACGCGACCTGCGAGAAGCTGATGAAGATGGGTGTCACCATCAACCGGCCGCCGCGCGACGGCAACATGGCGTTCGTGCGCTCGCCCGACCTGCATTCGATTGAGCTGCTGCAGAAGGGCGATCCGAAGCCGCCGGCGGAGCCGTGGACCTCGATGCCGAATACCGGCCACTGGTAG
- a CDS encoding glutathione S-transferase family protein: MSDSKSQLTIWGRANSVNVQKVLWSLAELDLPYQRIDAGMQFGKNDQPEYLAMNPNGRIPTLVDGDYVLWESNSVMRYLCMAYGQGSPIYPQAPKTRAAVDRWLDWSLSTMQPADRPVFWALVRTPPEKRDMVQIQKDVDAEGVVWRVVEAQVASRRFIEGDQFTIADIALSVFARRWLGVEGVVKPKLPNLERWFGELGQRPGFIRFVAPPMS; encoded by the coding sequence GTGAGCGACAGCAAGTCACAACTGACGATCTGGGGCCGGGCCAATTCGGTCAATGTGCAGAAAGTACTGTGGTCCCTCGCCGAGCTCGACCTGCCCTATCAGCGCATCGACGCCGGCATGCAGTTCGGCAAGAACGATCAGCCCGAATATCTCGCGATGAATCCGAATGGTCGTATCCCGACGCTGGTCGACGGCGACTATGTGCTCTGGGAATCCAATTCGGTAATGCGCTATCTTTGCATGGCCTACGGCCAGGGCTCGCCGATTTATCCGCAAGCGCCCAAGACGCGCGCCGCCGTCGACCGCTGGCTCGACTGGAGCCTGTCGACGATGCAGCCGGCCGACCGTCCGGTGTTCTGGGCGCTGGTGCGCACGCCGCCGGAAAAGCGCGACATGGTGCAGATCCAAAAAGACGTTGATGCAGAAGGCGTGGTGTGGCGGGTTGTCGAGGCCCAGGTCGCAAGCCGCCGCTTCATCGAAGGCGATCAGTTCACGATCGCCGACATCGCGCTCAGCGTTTTTGCGCGGCGCTGGCTGGGCGTCGAAGGCGTCGTCAAGCCGAAGCTACCCAACCTCGAGCGCTGGTTCGGCGAGCTCGGGCAACGGCCCGGCTTCATCCGCTTCGTCGCACCACCGATGTCATAG
- a CDS encoding PilZ domain-containing protein: MVFGTKKREVRKSLRRAGWITLDGGFAARPCVVEDMSSSGAKVTVDDNNTLPAKLRLAFSRDARTGRACEVVWQDGKTFGVKFVS, translated from the coding sequence ATGGTGTTCGGAACAAAAAAGCGCGAAGTGCGCAAATCGCTGCGCCGAGCCGGTTGGATCACCCTCGATGGCGGGTTTGCCGCGCGACCCTGCGTCGTCGAGGATATGTCGTCCTCGGGCGCAAAGGTCACGGTCGACGACAACAACACGCTGCCGGCCAAGCTACGGCTGGCGTTTTCGCGCGACGCCCGCACCGGTCGGGCGTGCGAAGTGGTTTGGCAGGACGGCAAGACGTTCGGCGTCAAATTCGTCAGCTAG